The window CGCAGCAGGCTGACGACGCCGTTTTCCATGTCGCGGCCGCCGACCTCGACGATGATCGGAGCGCCCTTGCGCACCCAGTCCCAGCGCTTGGCGGCAGCCTTGCCGGGGCGCGTGTCGAGCAGCACGCGGATCGGCTCGCCGACGGCAAACTGGGCGGCGAGCGTTGCGCGCAGCGCTTCGCAATATTCGACCAGCGCATCGTCTTCGGGCTTGTCGCGCAGCATCGGCAGGATCACGACCTGCTGCGGAGCAATCTTGGGCGGCAGGCGCAGCCCGTCATCGTCGCCATGCGTCATGATGACGCCGCCCACCATGCGGGTCGAAACGCCCCAGCTGGTGGTGTGGCACAGGCTCTCGCCGCCTTCCTTGTTCTGGTACTTGATGCCGCTGGCATGGGCGAAATTCGTGCCGAGATAGTGGCTGGTGCCCGCCTGCAGGGCCTTGCCGTCCTGCATCATGGCCTCGATCGACCAGGTCTCGACCGCACCCGGGAAACGCTCGTTCTCGGGCTTTTCGCCGGCAATGACGGGTAGCGACAGATCCTCTTCCGCAAAGGCGCGGTAGACTTCCAGCATGGTCAGCGTGTGTTCGCGCGCCTCTGCCTCGTCGGCATGGGCGGTATGGCCTTCCTGCCAGAGGAATTCGCTGGTGCGCAGGAACATGCGGGTGCGCATTTCCCAGCGCACGACGTTCGCCCACTGGTTGAGCTTCAGCGGCAGGTCGCGCCAGCTCTGCACCCAGCGCGCCATGGCATCGCCGATGATCGTTTCCGAAGTCGGGCGGACGACCAGCGGCTCTTCCAGCTTCGCTTCGGGATCGGGGATCAGCCCGCCTTCCGGTCCCGCGATCAGGCGGTGGTGCGTGACGACCGCCATTTCCTTGGCGAAGCCTTCGACATGCTCTGCCTCGCGCTCGAAATTCGACAGCGGGATGAAGATCGGGAAATAGGCGTTGGAATGGCCCGTCGCCTTGATCCGGTCATCCAGCAGGCGCTGCATGCGTTCCCAGATGCCGTAGCCCCACGGGCGGATGACCATGCAGCCGCGCACCCCCGATTCCTCGGCCATTTCGGCGGCGGAGATGACTTCCTGGTACCAGGCGGCGAAGTCGTCGGCGCGCTTGGTGTTCAAGGCATGGCGGATCTGGGCCACGGGGCAATTCCTGTATCTGGGTGGGTGTCGGCGCGCGGGCCGATGCAATTATTTGCCGAGTTCGTCCAGCTTCTTCTGCATGGCGGCCATCTGCTTGCGCATCTCGGCCAGTTCGTCGGCCTGGTCCGGCTTCGGCGGCGATTTGCGCGCACCCGGGATCAGCGCCTCGGCTGCGTTCTGCATCATCTTGAAGTTGGCTTCCGCCATCTTGGCGAGCGGATTGGCCTCGATCCCCTTGGCGAAGGCGGCTTGCAGCTGTTCCCGGTTCTTACGGAAATTCGCCATGCTGGCTTCGAGATAGCTCGGCATCATCGACTGCATCGAATTGCCGTACATTGAGATTAGGTCGCGCAGGAAGCTGACGGGCAGCATCTGCTGCGAACCGTGGCTTTCCTCTTCCACGATGATCTGGGTCAGGATCGTATGGGTGATGTCGTCGCCGCTCTTGGCGTCGAGCACCTGGAAGTCGACATTCTCGCGGACCATCTTTGCCAGGTCGTCGAGCGTGATGTAGCTGGACGTGTCGGTGTTGTAGAGTCGACGGTTGGCGTACTTCTTGATCGTGATCGGTTCGCCTTCGGCGGTCCGCTTTGCCATGGATTGCTTCCCCCAATCTATTGTGCAGTGCAGCCCCGCTTAGCAGCCGCACAATGTGCAGCGCAACACGAGAGATTCACCGTGCGAAGCGGTGTCCCAGAATGGTCAGCAGTTCGTATTGGGAAACAGCGGTTTGCTGCGCAGCATCGGGAAGGTAATAGGGCAGTTCGACCCAGTCGCCCTCCCCGATTTCGGGAGCTGCGCCGAGGTCGATCACGATCATGTCCATCGACACCTTGCCGAGGATGGGGAGGCTGCGTCCCGCGTGGGCGAAGGCCGCGCCGCCCCATGCGCGCAGGATGCCGTCGGCATAGCCGAGCGAGACTACACCGGTGCGCATCCGCGCCTGCGCGGTGAAGGTGGCGTTGTAGCCGACCGTATCGCCCGCCTCGATCGTCCGGGACTGGATGATCGCTGCGCGCGGTGTGACGACCTGCCTGATCTGACCGGCAAGTTCCTCGCGCGGGACTCCTCCGTAAAGTGAAAGGCCCGGGCGGGTCAGGTCGAAATGATAGTCGGGCCCAAGGGCAATGCCTGCGCTGTTCGCAAGGCTTTTGGCCTTGTGCGGGATCAGCTTCGCTGCTGCGTCGAAGCGGTCGCGCTGGGCCGCGTTCATCGGGCTGTCTTCGTCCGCGCACGCGAGATGGCTCATGATGACCTCGACCTGCAGCGAACGGATCACCGGGTCTGCAGCCTCAGCAGCGCTGATGCCGAGCCGGTTGATGCCCGTGTCCACCATGAGATGGCACCCACCGCCGCCACTCTCGCTCCACAGCCTTGCCTGCCGGAGGGAATCGATCACCGGTCTCACGCCTGTCTGGCGCGCAAAGGCCGCATCGGCGTCGCTTTGGGGACCGTGGAGCACGGCGACCTGTTCGGGCGGCACGTGCGTTATGACCGCAGGAACTTCGGACCAGTGGGCGACGAAGAAATCGCGGCAACCGGCATCGCGCAGGACCGGCACGCAGTGCTCCACGCCCAGCCCGTAACAATTGGCTTTCACTGCCGCCCCGGCACGCGCAGACCCGCTCAACCGGTCGAGCGTGCGCCAGTTGTGCGCCAGCGCCTCGCGATCGATATCGAGCCTGAGTGTGGGCGGCGGAAGCTCAGCCATTGGCCTCTTCGAAGTCCTTGGGCGGTCCGTCGGGAATGCCCCACCAGGCGACAACCAGGCCGAAAGCGACGATGGCGATGGTGTACCACAGGCCCGAATAGACGTCGCCGGTCATGGCCACGATGTAGCCGGCAATCAGCGGCAGGAACCCTCCGAGATAGCCTGCACCGATGTGGTAGGGGATGGACATGGAGCTGTAGCGGATACGCGCGGGGAACATCTCGCACAGCAGCGCGGCCACCGAGCCATAAGTCAGTGCCGACAGCATGCCGCAAACCAGCAGCAGGCCGATGGTGCCGAGAATGCTCGACATTGGCGGGGACTGCCGTTCGAAACTGTAGCCGCTCTTTTCAAGCCAACCCTGGATGGTCGCGCGCCGGTCGGCATCGCCCAGCGCGGCATAGCTGTGGCGCGTTTCGCCGACGCCAATTTCGGCAGCCGCTTCGCCCGTCGCCGGCGCGCCGGTGTCGATCGTATAGGGCACGCCCAGCGCGGTCAGATCCTGCAGCACGCGGCCGCAGGCGCTGGCCTGTACCTCGGCAAAGGGATCGTAGTCGCACTCAAGGCCGCTGACCGTGACAGGCGCCGCCTTGGCGCTGGCCGACAGGCCCGGGTTCGCAAGCGCTCCCATCCCCCAAAACACGGGGAATAGCAGCACGAGCGAGGCAATCGCGCCGATGATGATCGGCTTCTTGCGCCCCACGCGGTCGGACCATTTCCCGACCATGATGTAGAACGCCATCGAGATAGTGCCAGCGATCAGCAGCATCCATTCGACGATGCCTTCCTCGACCCGCATCGGGCCGCGCAGGAACGACAGGCCCGAGAAGAACGCGGTGTACCAGATCGTCGTCAGGATGCCGGTGATGCCGAACAGCGCGACGAAGATGCGCTTCGGATTGCCCGGATAGGTCATGCTTTCCTTGAACGGGTTGGCCGAAGTTTCGCCCGCTTCCTTCATGGCCTGGAACACCGGGCTTTCGGACAGTTTCAAGCGCATCCACAAAGAGATGCCGAGCAGGATGATCGAGAGCAGGAAGGGAATGCGCCAGCCCCATGCCGCGAAATCTTCCGCCGGGATCAGCGCCCGGCAGGCGAGGACCACGATGATCGAGAGGACGAAGCCGCCGACCACGCTTGCCTGGATGAAGCTGGTGTAGAAACCGCGCTTTTCCGGCGGGGCATGCTCGGCAACGTAGATAGCCGCGCCGCCATATTCACCGCCCAGCGCCAACCCCTGCAGGATGCGCAGCCCAATGACAATGATCGGGGCGGCAATCCCGATGCTCGCGGCGCTGGGGATCAGGCCCACGCCCGCGGTCGCGATGCCCATCAGCGTAACGGTGACGAGGAATGTGTATTTGCGCCCGAGCCTGTCGCCGAGGAAGCCGAACAGGATCGCGCCAAGCGGGCGGAAACCGAAACCGACGGCGAAACCTGCCCAGACGAGCAGGACCTGCAGGGTCTCGTTGTCGCTCGGGAAGAAGGCAGCGCCGATCAGGCCGGCCAGTGTTCCGTAGATGAAGAAATCGTACCATTCGAAAATCGTGCCGGCACTGCTGGCGGCGATAACGAGGCGGATTTCCTTTTCGGTCGGCTCCCTTTGCAGAGCCCCCTCACCTGCGGACATGCTTGCGCTCCCCTTCCAGTTCTCTCGAGCGAAGCGCGGTTTAGCGGGCGTCGCCAGCCTTGCCTAGCGCGTCCACGGCCGCTCTCCACGGCAGCAGGATCGCGCCATGGCGACCGGGATACTCTTTGGCAGGTGCCAGCATTTCCAGGTCGGGCCAATCCGGCAGCGGCCCGTCGCCCGAAAGCCAGTCCTCTACATCGGAGGGCATGGCCAACAACCGGTCGCGACCTGCGTCGCCGCAATGGCGCGCGAATATCGCACTCGCTGCCTGCCCTACTGCACACGCCGTGACCCTGAGGCCGGGAGTAACGAATGCCGGATCGGCGGAAAGCGAAAGCGTGCTGCCGCAAGTGCGCGAGTGGCTTTCACCCTGCAGCGGTGCGTCGGGATCGTAGGGATATTGCGCCAGCTCGACCGCGAGAGACAGGAAGGCGGGAGAATAGAGTGCGCCGCCCGGTGCGGCGCTCACTCTTCCGTGGCCCGTTCTTCGCCCAGCAGGCGGGCGCGGCGTTCGGCGAGCACTTCGACGAGCGTACGCGAGCCGCCGTCGACCAGTTCATAGCTGCGCGCAGTCGTGATCCATGCCGGACGGCCGCGATAATCCCACACGCTGTCATAGCCGAGCACCAGCAGCGAGAAGGCGATGACCACTATGACCACACCCTTCAACGCGCCGAAACCGAAGCCGAGCACGCGATCGATCGGGCCGAGGACGGAACCGCGCGATGCCTTGCCGACGTTGTTGGCGATAACCTTCATCGCGGCATAGGGGATCAGCAGCAGCAGCGCGAAGGCGAGGACCGAGGTCGCAATTCCCTGCCCCAGAAAGTCCTGCATGGCGAGCGTCAGCGGCGTGTGCAGGAATCGGATCGCAAAGGCTGCAAGGACCCATGCGGCGAGCGACAGAACTTCCTGCATGAAACCACGCATGAAGCCGCCCGCTGCGGCCACTCCCACGATCAGGAGAACGATGAAGTCAAAACCCGTCATAGACCCGGGGTTAGTGCTTATTGCGTCCCTATAATCCGGTCAACGAGGTTGGAGAGTTGTCCCAAGCCCGAGTAATCGAGTTCTGCCGAGCCGGTCTTTGCATCGGACGGACCGAAACCACGCCCGAAGCCGAGCTTGGCAGCTTCGCGCAAGCGCACATTGCCATGCGCGACGGGCCGCACTTCGCCTGCAAGACTTACCTCGCCCAGCCAGACGCTGCGATCGGGTAGCGGCTTGTCCGCCAGCGCGCTCACGAGCGCGGCGGCAAC of the Qipengyuania gaetbuli genome contains:
- the proS gene encoding proline--tRNA ligase, whose product is MAQIRHALNTKRADDFAAWYQEVISAAEMAEESGVRGCMVIRPWGYGIWERMQRLLDDRIKATGHSNAYFPIFIPLSNFEREAEHVEGFAKEMAVVTHHRLIAGPEGGLIPDPEAKLEEPLVVRPTSETIIGDAMARWVQSWRDLPLKLNQWANVVRWEMRTRMFLRTSEFLWQEGHTAHADEAEAREHTLTMLEVYRAFAEEDLSLPVIAGEKPENERFPGAVETWSIEAMMQDGKALQAGTSHYLGTNFAHASGIKYQNKEGGESLCHTTSWGVSTRMVGGVIMTHGDDDGLRLPPKIAPQQVVILPMLRDKPEDDALVEYCEALRATLAAQFAVGEPIRVLLDTRPGKAAAKRWDWVRKGAPIIVEVGGRDMENGVVSLLRRDRLWDEATGKPDFQTPTREEAGRTIPAILADMQDAIFSEAQERREANITRGVTDFAEVEKFFAASRYPGWVEVQWSKPTGADLEQVVERLKALKLTMRNVPLGSGPADGACIFTGKPAIERVLLAKAY
- the alr gene encoding alanine racemase, with the protein product MAELPPPTLRLDIDREALAHNWRTLDRLSGSARAGAAVKANCYGLGVEHCVPVLRDAGCRDFFVAHWSEVPAVITHVPPEQVAVLHGPQSDADAAFARQTGVRPVIDSLRQARLWSESGGGGCHLMVDTGINRLGISAAEAADPVIRSLQVEVIMSHLACADEDSPMNAAQRDRFDAAAKLIPHKAKSLANSAGIALGPDYHFDLTRPGLSLYGGVPREELAGQIRQVVTPRAAIIQSRTIEAGDTVGYNATFTAQARMRTGVVSLGYADGILRAWGGAAFAHAGRSLPILGKVSMDMIVIDLGAAPEIGEGDWVELPYYLPDAAQQTAVSQYELLTILGHRFAR
- a CDS encoding CvpA family protein, encoding MTGFDFIVLLIVGVAAAGGFMRGFMQEVLSLAAWVLAAFAIRFLHTPLTLAMQDFLGQGIATSVLAFALLLLIPYAAMKVIANNVGKASRGSVLGPIDRVLGFGFGALKGVVIVVIAFSLLVLGYDSVWDYRGRPAWITTARSYELVDGGSRTLVEVLAERRARLLGEERATEE
- the phaR gene encoding polyhydroxyalkanoate synthesis repressor PhaR yields the protein MAKRTAEGEPITIKKYANRRLYNTDTSSYITLDDLAKMVRENVDFQVLDAKSGDDITHTILTQIIVEEESHGSQQMLPVSFLRDLISMYGNSMQSMMPSYLEASMANFRKNREQLQAAFAKGIEANPLAKMAEANFKMMQNAAEALIPGARKSPPKPDQADELAEMRKQMAAMQKKLDELGK
- a CDS encoding MFS transporter, which codes for MSAGEGALQREPTEKEIRLVIAASSAGTIFEWYDFFIYGTLAGLIGAAFFPSDNETLQVLLVWAGFAVGFGFRPLGAILFGFLGDRLGRKYTFLVTVTLMGIATAGVGLIPSAASIGIAAPIIVIGLRILQGLALGGEYGGAAIYVAEHAPPEKRGFYTSFIQASVVGGFVLSIIVVLACRALIPAEDFAAWGWRIPFLLSIILLGISLWMRLKLSESPVFQAMKEAGETSANPFKESMTYPGNPKRIFVALFGITGILTTIWYTAFFSGLSFLRGPMRVEEGIVEWMLLIAGTISMAFYIMVGKWSDRVGRKKPIIIGAIASLVLLFPVFWGMGALANPGLSASAKAAPVTVSGLECDYDPFAEVQASACGRVLQDLTALGVPYTIDTGAPATGEAAAEIGVGETRHSYAALGDADRRATIQGWLEKSGYSFERQSPPMSSILGTIGLLLVCGMLSALTYGSVAALLCEMFPARIRYSSMSIPYHIGAGYLGGFLPLIAGYIVAMTGDVYSGLWYTIAIVAFGLVVAWWGIPDGPPKDFEEANG
- a CDS encoding iron-sulfur cluster assembly scaffold protein; the encoded protein is MSAAPGGALYSPAFLSLAVELAQYPYDPDAPLQGESHSRTCGSTLSLSADPAFVTPGLRVTACAVGQAASAIFARHCGDAGRDRLLAMPSDVEDWLSGDGPLPDWPDLEMLAPAKEYPGRHGAILLPWRAAVDALGKAGDAR